A single window of Nocardia sp. NBC_01327 DNA harbors:
- a CDS encoding DUF6301 family protein, producing the protein MGFEVRVDSAGAVGIVKVAVGFGWSWDPTDIRSFARRVGWQTPEPVGTMRRGAVFSRTGLRVWWDSAMFWGSGRRLHYVRVPVSDCPAPNGLGSPELLAEAMIQVRDAITKELGDPEHGAGPEDGPAWILPNLVVGLALGPDTVDLMLVNPVDQRFWMDRRHDGARRRTAMGGWGRFSEDLAGYLETLPTDARVVVTAPGGRYVQFAVEERELTSELSRSEFIDPTWRYGDDVGKSLEAQGWSPTEDSNWWRTLPRNAGRTAMSHFAAGAVEALRTLDVQAVTDLVVDAWVEGGEDLPLTALGIPPHPTSRTQRAEFLRSNAPYGFDIGPLRVDVPSGIDIARAAREFAWTWTRADIDGFAERFGWKLQDEPGPADRVVWVRTELRIDGARARFCCDGDRLESVCITLSDSIESQLYEEGPPAEVRDQLTAAVTRAVDGLRTELGAPVHGTLWRTHGPVWSTRRLALGVAAVGDTVELYLVNPAERERQLILEQQQTARRAAEREWRQFFDDLSALVADLPENAEVTIDAGDRGCATFLRDADGLRVTLDAEAGLGLHPRTTELMRTNGWQRPATGRPVWRHGLYRPALFRDFRRFAEFALWPLRTRMGPYTVLRVHAQGEEHALRTPSTGSTGF; encoded by the coding sequence GTGGGTTTCGAGGTTCGGGTGGACAGTGCGGGCGCGGTCGGGATCGTCAAGGTCGCGGTGGGGTTCGGGTGGAGTTGGGATCCGACGGATATCCGCAGTTTCGCGCGCCGGGTGGGCTGGCAGACACCGGAACCCGTGGGAACCATGCGGCGCGGCGCGGTCTTCTCGCGCACCGGGCTGCGGGTGTGGTGGGACTCGGCCATGTTCTGGGGCAGCGGTCGGCGGCTGCACTATGTGCGGGTGCCGGTCTCCGATTGCCCGGCGCCGAACGGACTCGGCAGCCCGGAACTGCTCGCCGAGGCCATGATTCAGGTGCGCGATGCCATTACGAAGGAGCTCGGCGACCCCGAGCACGGCGCGGGACCAGAAGACGGACCGGCCTGGATTCTGCCGAATCTGGTGGTGGGACTGGCCCTGGGCCCCGACACCGTCGATCTCATGCTGGTGAACCCGGTGGATCAGCGATTCTGGATGGACCGGCGGCACGACGGCGCCCGGCGGCGAACCGCAATGGGCGGGTGGGGACGGTTCTCGGAGGATCTGGCCGGATATCTGGAGACGCTCCCGACCGATGCGCGGGTGGTCGTCACCGCACCCGGCGGGCGGTACGTACAGTTCGCGGTCGAGGAGCGCGAACTGACCAGCGAATTGAGTCGCAGCGAATTCATCGACCCCACTTGGCGATACGGCGATGATGTCGGGAAATCGCTGGAGGCACAGGGCTGGTCGCCCACCGAGGATTCGAACTGGTGGCGCACACTACCCCGGAATGCCGGGCGCACCGCTATGAGTCATTTTGCCGCGGGCGCCGTGGAGGCGCTCCGCACGCTGGACGTGCAGGCGGTCACCGATCTGGTGGTCGACGCCTGGGTGGAGGGCGGCGAGGATCTGCCCCTCACCGCACTGGGCATTCCACCGCATCCGACCTCTCGAACGCAGCGCGCCGAATTCCTGCGCAGCAATGCCCCGTACGGCTTCGATATCGGACCGCTGCGGGTGGATGTCCCGAGCGGCATCGATATCGCCCGTGCCGCAAGGGAATTCGCCTGGACCTGGACGCGCGCGGATATCGACGGTTTCGCCGAACGCTTCGGCTGGAAGCTGCAGGACGAACCCGGCCCGGCGGACCGCGTGGTGTGGGTGCGGACCGAACTGCGCATCGATGGCGCTCGGGCCCGATTCTGTTGTGACGGTGACCGTTTGGAGTCGGTCTGCATCACCCTCAGCGACAGCATCGAATCACAGCTGTACGAGGAGGGCCCGCCCGCCGAGGTGCGCGATCAATTGACCGCGGCCGTCACCCGGGCGGTGGACGGCCTGCGCACCGAGCTGGGCGCACCCGTGCACGGCACGCTCTGGCGTACGCACGGCCCGGTCTGGTCCACCCGGCGGCTGGCGCTCGGAGTCGCGGCGGTGGGCGATACCGTCGAGCTGTACCTGGTGAATCCCGCTGAGCGCGAACGGCAATTGATCCTCGAACAGCAGCAGACAGCGCGCCGGGCCGCCGAGCGCGAGTGGCGGCAGTTCTTCGACGATCTGTCGGCCCTGGTCGCCGATCTGCCGGAAAACGCCGAGGTGACCATAGACGCCGGTGATCGCGGCTGCGCGACCTTCCTCCGTGATGCGGACGGCCTGCGGGTCACCCTGGATGCGGAGGCCGGTCTGGGCCTGCATCCGCGCACCACCGAGCTCATGCGCACGAACGGCTGGCAGCGTCCCGCGACCGGCCGCCCCGTATGGCGGCACGGCCTCTACCGCCCCGCGCTCTTCCGCGATTTCCGCCGTTTCGCGGAGTTCGCGCTCTGGCCGCTGCGCACCCGCATGGGCCCGTACACCGTGCTGCGGGTGCACGCGCAGGGCGAAGAGCATGCCCTGCGCACGCCGTCGACAGGCTCGACCGGCTTCTGA
- the dnaB gene encoding replicative DNA helicase: MAVVDDRGHDEHGPSEYREAPGEDFGRQPPHDMAAEQSVLGGMLLSKDAIADVIEVIRPGDFYRPAHQAIYDAILDLYGRGEPADPVTVSATLDRRGELKRIGGPPYLVTLTQTVPTAANAGYYAEIVAEKAILRRLVEAGTRIVQYGYAGADGQDVAEVVDRAQAELYEVTERRSSEDFLPLEELLQPTMDEIDSIASRGGISLGVPTGFTELDELTNGLHPGQMIIVAARPGVGKSTLGMDFMRSCSIKNGLASVIFSLEMSRTEIVMRLLSAEAKIKLADMRSGRMSDDDWTRLARRMSEISEAPLFVDDSPNLTMMEIRAKARRLKQRNDIRLIVVDYLQLMSSGKKVESRQQEVSEFSRSLKLMAKELEVPVIAISQLNRGPEQRTDKRPMVSDLRESGSLEQDADMVILLHRPDAFERDDPRGGEADLIVGKHRNGPTATITVAHQLHLSRFVDMARG; this comes from the coding sequence ATGGCAGTCGTCGACGATCGCGGCCACGATGAGCACGGACCTTCGGAGTACCGCGAGGCGCCCGGTGAGGATTTCGGCCGCCAGCCTCCGCACGATATGGCCGCGGAGCAGTCGGTGCTGGGCGGCATGCTGCTGTCCAAGGACGCCATTGCCGATGTCATCGAGGTCATCCGCCCCGGCGATTTCTACCGTCCCGCGCACCAGGCCATCTACGACGCCATCCTGGATCTCTACGGCCGCGGCGAACCCGCCGACCCGGTGACCGTCTCCGCCACCCTCGACCGACGCGGCGAACTCAAGCGCATCGGCGGACCCCCCTACCTCGTCACCCTGACCCAAACGGTCCCCACCGCGGCCAATGCCGGCTACTACGCCGAAATCGTTGCGGAGAAGGCGATCCTGCGCCGCCTGGTCGAAGCCGGCACCCGCATCGTCCAGTACGGCTACGCCGGCGCCGACGGCCAGGACGTGGCCGAAGTCGTAGACCGCGCCCAAGCCGAACTCTACGAAGTCACCGAACGCCGCTCCAGCGAAGACTTCCTCCCCCTGGAAGAACTCCTCCAGCCCACGATGGACGAAATCGACTCCATCGCCAGCCGCGGCGGCATCTCCCTCGGCGTCCCCACCGGCTTCACCGAACTCGACGAACTAACCAACGGCCTACACCCGGGCCAGATGATCATCGTCGCGGCCCGACCCGGCGTGGGCAAATCCACGCTGGGAATGGATTTCATGCGGAGTTGCTCGATCAAGAATGGCTTGGCGAGCGTTATTTTCTCCCTGGAAATGAGCCGCACGGAAATCGTCATGCGCCTACTATCGGCCGAGGCGAAAATCAAACTCGCCGATATGCGTTCGGGTCGCATGAGCGACGACGATTGGACACGGCTCGCCCGCCGCATGAGCGAAATCAGTGAGGCGCCGCTCTTCGTGGATGATTCGCCGAACCTCACTATGATGGAGATCCGCGCCAAGGCTCGTCGGCTCAAGCAGCGCAATGACATCCGCCTGATCGTGGTCGACTATCTGCAGCTCATGAGCTCGGGCAAGAAGGTCGAATCCCGCCAGCAAGAAGTCTCGGAATTCTCCCGAAGCCTCAAACTGATGGCGAAGGAATTGGAAGTTCCGGTTATTGCCATCAGTCAGTTGAACCGTGGTCCCGAACAGCGCACCGATAAGCGGCCGATGGTTTCCGATCTCCGCGAATCGGGCTCGCTCGAACAGGATGCGGACATGGTTATCCTCTTGCATCGCCCTGATGCATTCGAAAGAGATGACCCTCGCGGTGGCGAAGCCGACCTCATTGTCGGTAAACACCGAAATGGCCCCACCGCCACTATTACCGTGGCACATCAGCTGCACCTGAGCCGGTTCGTCGATATGGCGCGCGGCTGA
- the rplI gene encoding 50S ribosomal protein L9 has translation MKLILTADVDNLGAPGDTVEVKDGYGRNFLLPRGLAISATRGAEKQVAGIRRAQDARKVRDLDHANELKQAIEGLTGVALSVKTAGTGKLFGSVTTADVAAAIKVAGGPVVDKRSIELPKAHIKSTGKHNVVVHLHPDVAAKFDLQVNGAE, from the coding sequence ATGAAGTTGATCCTGACTGCTGATGTTGACAACCTCGGTGCGCCCGGCGACACCGTTGAGGTCAAGGACGGTTACGGCCGTAACTTCCTGCTCCCCCGCGGACTGGCGATTTCCGCCACCCGCGGTGCCGAGAAGCAGGTTGCGGGCATCCGTCGTGCCCAGGACGCGCGCAAGGTGCGCGACCTGGATCACGCCAACGAGCTGAAGCAGGCCATCGAAGGCCTGACGGGCGTGGCGCTGTCGGTGAAGACCGCCGGCACCGGCAAGCTCTTCGGTTCGGTCACCACCGCCGACGTCGCGGCAGCCATCAAGGTTGCCGGCGGCCCGGTCGTCGACAAGCGCAGCATCGAGCTGCCGAAGGCTCACATCAAGAGCACCGGCAAGCACAATGTCGTGGTGCACCTGCACCCCGATGTGGCTGCCAAGTTCGACCTGCAGGTCAACGGCGCCGAGTAA
- a CDS encoding class I SAM-dependent methyltransferase encodes MTEIDDVLVTRAAYDAVAELYTNLFKSHLDSNPFDRAMLDVFIASVNETEPGMVADIGCGPGRVTTYLKAAGLNVFGIDLSPEMIRQARAAHPDIHFEEGSMERMSLDDAALSGIVAWYSIIHTPPERVPAVLTEFARVLRPEGHILFGFQAAEEPRGVQAYDHKVAPGYRWAPDTLAEALEENGFRVTARMLRAPRPDDRGPQGYVLAVRN; translated from the coding sequence ATGACCGAGATCGATGATGTCCTTGTCACCCGGGCTGCCTACGACGCCGTTGCCGAGCTCTACACCAATCTGTTCAAGAGCCACCTGGATTCGAATCCGTTCGATCGGGCCATGCTCGATGTTTTCATCGCGTCGGTGAACGAGACCGAGCCCGGAATGGTCGCGGATATCGGTTGCGGGCCGGGTCGGGTGACGACCTATCTGAAGGCCGCGGGGCTCAATGTCTTCGGAATCGATCTCTCCCCCGAAATGATTCGCCAGGCGCGGGCCGCCCATCCCGATATCCATTTCGAAGAGGGCTCGATGGAGCGGATGAGCCTGGACGATGCGGCGCTGAGCGGAATCGTGGCCTGGTACTCCATCATTCACACCCCGCCGGAGCGGGTGCCCGCCGTCCTGACCGAGTTCGCGCGCGTCCTGCGGCCGGAGGGCCATATCCTGTTCGGCTTCCAGGCCGCCGAGGAACCGCGGGGTGTGCAGGCTTACGACCACAAGGTCGCGCCCGGATATCGCTGGGCCCCGGACACTTTGGCGGAGGCGCTGGAGGAGAACGGATTCCGGGTGACAGCCCGCATGCTGCGCGCGCCGCGTCCGGATGATCGCGGCCCGCAGGGCTACGTGCTCGCCGTCCGGAACTGA
- a CDS encoding GlxA family transcriptional regulator, translating to MASPHRVVIAVFPDVDLLDVTGPAEVFALANSESGGRELYEVRLAGPVAGVVRTSAGVRLLTDVAFGEVGARVDTMLVPGAVDLTEHGPVARIDADVVEWVRVTAPHARRVASVCVGAHVLAAAGLLDGKTATTHWSTAAQLAFDHPAVTVDPDPIFVRADRGRLWTGAGISACLDLALALVAEDHGEELALGVARQLVMYLKRQGGQSQFSVPMSRPASGRRDIDELRLWIAEHLDEDLAAPVLAARMCLSERHFARVFKQETGTSSTNYVEAARVEAARRLLESTDLRLDQVAAVAGFGAAETLHRAFQRQLATTPAAYRRRFRTQPA from the coding sequence ATGGCCTCTCCGCATCGTGTTGTTATCGCGGTCTTTCCTGATGTCGATCTGCTTGATGTCACTGGTCCGGCTGAGGTGTTTGCGCTGGCCAACAGTGAGAGTGGGGGTCGGGAGCTGTATGAGGTTCGGTTGGCTGGGCCGGTGGCGGGGGTGGTTCGGACTTCGGCTGGGGTGCGGCTGCTGACCGATGTGGCGTTTGGTGAGGTCGGCGCGCGGGTGGACACCATGCTGGTGCCCGGAGCTGTCGATCTGACCGAGCATGGGCCCGTCGCTCGGATCGATGCTGACGTTGTGGAGTGGGTGCGGGTTACTGCACCGCATGCTCGGCGGGTGGCTTCGGTGTGTGTGGGTGCGCATGTGCTGGCGGCGGCGGGATTGCTGGATGGGAAGACGGCTACTACACATTGGTCGACGGCTGCCCAGCTGGCTTTCGACCATCCGGCGGTGACTGTTGATCCGGATCCGATTTTCGTGCGGGCCGATCGGGGGCGGTTGTGGACGGGGGCGGGGATCAGTGCCTGTTTGGATTTGGCGTTGGCGCTGGTTGCGGAGGATCACGGTGAGGAGTTGGCGTTGGGGGTTGCCCGGCAGCTCGTCATGTATCTCAAGCGGCAGGGTGGGCAGAGTCAGTTCTCGGTGCCGATGAGTCGGCCTGCTTCCGGTCGGCGGGATATCGATGAACTGCGGCTCTGGATTGCCGAGCATCTCGACGAGGACCTGGCTGCGCCTGTGCTGGCTGCTCGAATGTGCTTGAGCGAGCGGCACTTTGCGCGGGTGTTCAAGCAGGAGACCGGTACTTCGTCCACCAACTATGTGGAAGCGGCGCGGGTGGAGGCTGCGCGCCGGCTTCTGGAGAGCACCGACCTTCGGCTGGATCAGGTTGCGGCGGTTGCGGGTTTCGGCGCTGCCGAGACGCTGCACCGCGCCTTCCAGCGGCAGCTTGCCACCACCCCGGCCGCCTATCGCCGCCGGTTCCGAACTCAGCCTGCCTGA
- a CDS encoding alpha/beta hydrolase, which translates to MVALALVVPLGTVALGGAKASAAFNPAAFDFWVDSPAMGPIKTRVLRAADGNTNRVVYALDGMRAGEGLNGWEIETNVAETLASWNINVVMPVGGQSSFYTDWNAPSEFFGIPAGTGSANTGSGATDSLSGGPGKSYRYTWETFLTQDLRSALRDRLGFNPTRNGIFGLSMGGSAALTLAAYHPDQFSFAGSYSGYLNISAPGMREAIRLAMIDAGGYNVDSMAPPWGPQWLRMDPFVFAPQLVANNTRVYVAAASGRPTANDGPNMGTVNGMALEALALVNTRAFQVRMATLGAANITYSFPEYGIHAWNNWQDEAYRMLPDLSASIG; encoded by the coding sequence ATGGTGGCATTGGCGCTGGTCGTGCCCCTGGGGACGGTCGCCCTCGGCGGTGCGAAGGCCTCGGCGGCATTCAATCCGGCCGCCTTCGACTTCTGGGTCGACTCACCCGCCATGGGGCCCATCAAGACTCGCGTATTGCGCGCCGCGGACGGCAATACCAACCGTGTCGTGTACGCGCTCGACGGTATGCGCGCCGGTGAAGGCCTCAACGGCTGGGAGATCGAGACGAATGTCGCCGAGACCCTGGCGAGCTGGAATATCAATGTGGTCATGCCGGTGGGTGGTCAGTCCAGCTTCTATACCGATTGGAACGCGCCCAGCGAATTCTTCGGCATCCCAGCGGGAACCGGCTCGGCCAACACTGGATCCGGTGCCACCGACTCGCTTTCGGGCGGACCAGGTAAGAGCTACCGCTACACCTGGGAAACTTTCCTGACCCAGGACCTGCGCTCGGCCCTGCGAGATCGACTGGGCTTCAATCCCACTCGCAACGGCATCTTCGGCCTGTCGATGGGTGGCAGTGCCGCCCTCACGCTCGCCGCCTATCACCCTGATCAATTCAGCTTCGCCGGTTCGTACTCCGGCTACCTCAATATCTCCGCACCCGGAATGCGCGAAGCCATCCGCCTGGCCATGATCGACGCCGGCGGCTACAACGTCGACTCCATGGCTCCGCCGTGGGGTCCGCAATGGCTGCGCATGGATCCCTTCGTCTTCGCCCCGCAGTTGGTCGCCAACAACACTCGCGTCTACGTGGCCGCGGCCAGCGGCCGACCCACCGCCAACGACGGCCCGAATATGGGCACCGTGAACGGTATGGCCCTGGAAGCGCTGGCACTGGTCAATACCCGCGCCTTCCAGGTCCGCATGGCCACCCTCGGCGCCGCCAATATCACCTACTCGTTCCCCGAATACGGGATCCACGCGTGGAACAACTGGCAGGACGAGGCCTATCGAATGCTGCCCGATCTCTCCGCCAGTATCGGCTGA
- the rpsF gene encoding 30S ribosomal protein S6 codes for MRHYEVMVILDPSLDERTVGPNLNTMLGVVGQEGGKVDNVDIWGKRRLAYEIAKQAEGIYAVVKLTAESATVSELDRQLGLNESVLRTKVLRLGKK; via the coding sequence TATCCTCGATCCGAGCCTGGACGAGCGCACCGTTGGCCCGAACCTGAACACCATGCTCGGCGTGGTTGGTCAGGAAGGCGGCAAGGTCGACAACGTCGACATCTGGGGCAAGCGTCGTCTCGCTTACGAGATCGCCAAGCAGGCCGAAGGCATCTACGCGGTGGTCAAGCTGACCGCCGAGTCCGCCACGGTCAGCGAACTCGATCGCCAGCTGGGACTGAACGAGTCGGTGCTGCGCACCAAGGTGCTGCGGCTCGGCAAGAAGTAG
- a CDS encoding single-stranded DNA-binding protein, protein MAAGDTVITVIGNLTADPELRFTPAGAAVANFTVASTPRVFDRNTNEWKDGEALFLRCNIWREAAENVAESLTRGSRVIVSGRLKQRSYETREGEKRTVVELEVEEVGPSLKYATAKINKTTRGGGGGGFAGGGGAPQGGGGQGGGGGFSGGGANSGSGGGRGGQSAGDDPWGSAPAAGSFGGGQQMDDEPPF, encoded by the coding sequence ATGGCAGCAGGCGACACGGTCATCACCGTCATCGGAAACTTGACGGCTGACCCCGAGCTTCGATTCACGCCCGCGGGAGCGGCCGTCGCGAACTTCACGGTCGCGTCGACTCCCCGTGTGTTCGACCGTAATACCAATGAATGGAAAGACGGCGAAGCGCTTTTCTTGCGCTGCAACATCTGGCGAGAAGCTGCGGAAAATGTCGCCGAGAGCCTGACCCGTGGATCTCGGGTGATCGTGAGTGGACGGCTGAAGCAGCGCTCCTATGAAACCCGCGAGGGTGAGAAGCGCACAGTCGTCGAACTCGAGGTCGAAGAGGTCGGTCCGTCCCTGAAGTACGCGACCGCGAAGATCAACAAAACCACCCGTGGCGGTGGCGGCGGAGGTTTCGCGGGCGGCGGCGGCGCTCCCCAGGGGGGCGGCGGTCAGGGCGGCGGCGGAGGTTTCTCCGGCGGCGGTGCAAACAGTGGCAGTGGCGGAGGTCGTGGCGGCCAGAGTGCCGGCGACGACCCGTGGGGCAGTGCGCCCGCGGCCGGCTCCTTCGGGGGCGGGCAGCAGATGGACGATGAACCGCCGTTCTAG
- a CDS encoding cysteine hydrolase family protein, whose translation MSTTTPSTSLRDVIGLDNQPPRLSESALILIDYQNTYRTGVMALEGAEEALVAGARLLERARAAGIPVIHILNDGGVDTPYDIRARIGAISDEVAPLPGEAVVIKEFPDSFHATELRKVLQDFNIAPDGDLLLAGFMTHMCVTFTAQGAFNLGYRPTVVAETTATRALTAPDGSILPAAALQAASLTTITDLFGTVVPTVDAIPN comes from the coding sequence ATGAGCACAACCACCCCGTCCACGAGCCTGCGCGATGTGATCGGCCTGGACAATCAGCCGCCGCGCCTGAGCGAGTCGGCGTTGATCCTGATCGATTACCAGAACACCTATCGCACCGGCGTAATGGCTCTGGAAGGCGCCGAGGAAGCGCTCGTGGCGGGCGCGCGACTACTGGAACGTGCACGGGCCGCGGGCATTCCGGTTATCCACATCCTCAACGACGGCGGCGTGGACACCCCGTACGACATTCGCGCCCGGATCGGCGCCATCAGCGACGAGGTCGCCCCGCTGCCCGGAGAAGCGGTGGTGATCAAGGAGTTCCCCGACTCCTTCCACGCGACCGAGCTGCGGAAAGTGCTGCAGGACTTCAACATTGCCCCGGACGGCGATCTGCTGCTCGCCGGTTTCATGACCCATATGTGCGTCACGTTCACCGCCCAGGGCGCGTTCAACCTCGGTTACCGGCCGACCGTCGTCGCCGAGACCACGGCGACGCGCGCGCTCACCGCGCCGGATGGCAGCATCCTGCCCGCCGCCGCCCTGCAGGCCGCGAGTCTGACGACGATCACCGATCTGTTCGGCACGGTCGTCCCGACGGTCGATGCCATCCCGAACTGA
- the rpsR gene encoding 30S ribosomal protein S18 — MAKAPAREKVLKKKACAFCKEAKTGSVNIDYKDTALLRKYVSDRGKIRARRVTGNCVQHQRDIAVAVKNSREVALLPYVSTAR; from the coding sequence ATGGCCAAAGCACCGGCACGCGAGAAGGTGCTGAAGAAGAAGGCTTGCGCCTTCTGCAAGGAAGCAAAGACCGGCAGCGTCAACATCGACTACAAGGACACCGCGCTGCTGCGCAAGTACGTGTCCGATCGCGGCAAGATCCGCGCACGTCGTGTGACCGGCAACTGCGTGCAGCACCAGCGCGACATTGCCGTAGCCGTCAAGAACTCCCGTGAGGTGGCTCTGCTGCCTTACGTGTCCACGGCTCGCTGA
- a CDS encoding penicillin-binding transpeptidase domain-containing protein, whose protein sequence is MVIASGLALTACSSGGSTADRMKQAANGFADALTRDDVAAAAGATTDAKQATDSLGGLYDALGKQVKYQVSNVQKTDAGGTFTLAADWKLGKDGHNEWTYSTTGTLDDTGDGWKVHWNPATVAPGLDIGPLSYGPVDPAPAARVLDSTGGEFMSQQIVTLVNLAPGADTAAVAGLLHAAAPDVTAASLTSELAGAQGKPITAVTLRPADIAPIQDALTALPNVTLAPQTRLLTTDKSLSSPVWSGLSDLWQQDADAAAGWAVRARGTDGSTQRVGGQDAKAVTDIHTTLDPALQRAAEAALVPIPQAAAIVALQPSTGNVLAIAQNGPADDQGPLALTGLYPPGSTFKTVTVSAALQSGAVTPDTVLACPGTENIEGRQIPNDNNFDLGQVPLHTAFAKSCNTTMGRLAVNLAPDALTTAAMQLGLGVDYTTPALTTVTGKVPGADTAALRVEEGIGQGQVTASPFGMAMVAAALAHGSAPNPALVQGRPGVPGKVPPALPPTIADQVKTMMRETITGGTATQLADIPGLLGKTGTAEFIDDKHAHGWFVGISGDLAFAVFINDAGSSTPAVDAAGRMLRAH, encoded by the coding sequence ATGGTTATCGCATCGGGACTGGCCCTGACGGCCTGCTCCAGCGGCGGCTCGACGGCCGATCGAATGAAGCAGGCGGCGAACGGTTTCGCCGATGCGCTGACCCGTGATGACGTCGCCGCCGCGGCCGGCGCGACGACCGATGCGAAACAGGCCACCGACAGTCTCGGCGGGCTCTACGACGCCCTCGGCAAGCAGGTGAAATACCAGGTCAGCAATGTTCAGAAGACCGACGCCGGCGGCACCTTCACCCTCGCCGCCGATTGGAAACTGGGCAAGGACGGCCATAACGAGTGGACGTACTCCACCACCGGCACGCTCGATGACACCGGCGACGGCTGGAAGGTGCACTGGAACCCGGCCACCGTCGCACCCGGGCTCGATATCGGGCCGCTGTCCTACGGACCCGTCGATCCGGCACCGGCGGCCCGCGTGCTCGACAGCACCGGCGGCGAATTCATGAGCCAGCAGATCGTCACGCTGGTGAATCTCGCTCCCGGCGCGGATACCGCGGCCGTGGCGGGACTGCTGCATGCGGCGGCGCCCGATGTCACCGCCGCCTCGCTGACCTCGGAACTGGCTGGCGCGCAGGGTAAACCGATTACGGCCGTGACGCTGCGACCGGCGGATATCGCACCTATCCAGGATGCGCTCACCGCACTGCCGAATGTCACGCTGGCGCCGCAGACGCGCCTGCTCACGACCGATAAATCCCTCTCCTCGCCGGTGTGGTCCGGGCTCTCCGATCTCTGGCAGCAGGATGCCGACGCCGCCGCCGGCTGGGCCGTGCGGGCACGGGGCACCGACGGCAGCACCCAGCGCGTGGGTGGGCAGGATGCCAAGGCCGTCACCGATATTCACACCACGCTGGACCCGGCGCTGCAGCGTGCCGCCGAGGCGGCGCTGGTTCCGATCCCGCAGGCCGCCGCGATCGTCGCGCTGCAACCGTCCACCGGAAACGTGCTGGCCATCGCACAGAACGGCCCGGCCGACGATCAGGGGCCGCTCGCTCTCACCGGGCTCTACCCGCCCGGGTCGACCTTCAAGACGGTCACTGTTTCGGCGGCCCTGCAATCGGGTGCGGTGACCCCGGATACCGTGCTCGCCTGCCCCGGTACCGAGAACATCGAAGGCCGGCAGATCCCCAATGACAACAACTTCGACCTCGGACAGGTCCCGCTGCACACCGCCTTCGCCAAATCCTGCAACACCACCATGGGGCGGCTGGCGGTGAATCTCGCTCCCGATGCGCTCACCACCGCGGCCATGCAGCTCGGCCTGGGCGTCGACTACACGACACCCGCACTGACCACCGTCACCGGCAAGGTTCCCGGTGCCGATACCGCCGCGCTCCGCGTGGAGGAGGGCATCGGGCAGGGGCAGGTCACCGCGAGTCCCTTCGGTATGGCCATGGTCGCCGCCGCGCTGGCGCACGGGTCGGCCCCGAATCCGGCGCTCGTGCAGGGGCGCCCCGGGGTGCCCGGCAAGGTGCCGCCCGCGCTGCCGCCGACGATCGCGGATCAGGTGAAAACCATGATGCGAGAGACGATTACCGGCGGGACCGCGACTCAGCTGGCCGATATTCCGGGCCTGCTCGGCAAGACCGGCACCGCCGAATTCATCGATGACAAACATGCGCACGGCTGGTTCGTGGGTATCTCCGGCGATCTCGCCTTCGCCGTATTCATCAACGACGCAGGTAGTTCCACGCCTGCCGTCGATGCCGCAGGTCGCATGCTGCGCGCGCATTGA